The Pseudanabaena sp. ABRG5-3 genome includes the window GATTCTTCGATCTTTACAGGGTAGTGCTTATTCCAAAGATCGGTGTAGTTTTGATAGCTTCGATAGCCTGTATTGTGACTAGGGTCTCTTAAGTTTTTTGTTCGATGTATCTGTAGGTTTTGACCTAGCATTGCAACAAGTGAGACAAACTGATTTAGCTTAAAATTAAGGGCTACAGCGTACAGTTAATCAATACCGAACACGTCCAGTTAAACCTCTAGTAGAAAACTAATTGAATTATTTTAAGACATGAGTCTGGCAGCCTTCTGCTAGACTCATTGAGTTTTTGGGGATAAAAACAAAAGGTGTCGCGAGGCGACACCTTTTGTTTTTATGAGCCATTTTTCGGTAAAATAAACAACAATTTATTACTTTCATAATCCTAACTCAGGGGTAAACGAGCCTTGCCTAAAATCGTTATTGCTGGCAACTGGAAAATGTATAAAACCCAGTCCGAAGCCAAAGCATTTTTCTCAGAATTTTCCGCCCAACTCAAAGCCACCGCATCCCAAGCGGTGATCGCTAATCAGCAAATCCTTATTTGCGTTCCTTATACAAATCTAGGCATCTTACAAACAGTTGTGCCATCTCTTGGTCAAGCCAACCTCAGTATTGGGGCTCAAAATGTCCATTGGGCAGAAAATGGCGCATTTACAGGTGAGATTTCTGCACCAATGCTAGTTGAGCTTGGCATCAAGCATGTGATCATTGGACATAGTGAGCGTCGTCAGTTTTTTGGTGAAACCGATGAAACTGTAAACAAACGTCTTAAGGCAGCACAGGCTCATGGACTTACCCCCATCCTCTGTGTTGGTGAAAGCAAACAACAACGTGATGCCAACGAAACTGAATCTTGGATTTTCTCGCAACTTGCGGCAGATCTTGTAGATGTTGACCAAAATAATTTGATCATTGCGTACGAGCCAATTTGGGCGATCGGCACAGGTGATACCTGTGCATCCAGCGAAGCTAATCGCGTAATTGGTCTAATTCGTAGTAAACTAACAAATCGCGACGTTACAATTCAATATGGTGGTTCCGTCAAACCAGATAATATCGACGAAATCATGGCGCAACCTGAAATCGATGGTGTGCTAGTTGGTGGGGCCAGTCTTGACCCAGCAGGCTTTGCCAGAATTGTGAATTATCGTTAACATTCCCTTTTTGTTTATAACGCTGTCCATATACAAACGTATAAAAATAGCGATCGCCACAGCCGACATAACATAACAAAGCTTATTAAGTTATAAAAATTGACTTTGTGAGATCAACTTTGTTATAATTATGTGCTGTTGATTAGAATACACAGCCGCAGATATACCAAATCATCACTTATGCCCACGATCCAACAGCTCATCCGCAGTGAGCGCCAAACCATAAATACAAAGACAAAGTCTCCTGCCCTAAAAAGTTGTCCTCAACGCAGGGGAGTATGTACGCGCGTCTACACTACAACACCCAAAAAGCCTAACTCTGCACTTAGAAAAGTGGCACGGGTACGCTTGACTTCTGGATTTGAAGTCACCGCATACATCCCTGGCATTGGGCATAACCTCCAAGAGCACTCCGTTGTGATGATTAGAGGCGGTCGTGTAAAAGATTTACCAGGTGTGCGTTACCACATTATCCGTGGCACTCTCGATACTTCAGGCGTAAAGGATCGCAAGCAAGGACGCTCTAAGTATGGTGCAAAGAGACCAAAGCCCGGTCAAGCCCCAGCCGCAAGCACTGGCAAGAAGAAAAAATAAAAGCCAGTAATTAATTTAGCCATTTAAGTAAAATTAGCAATTCATTTTATAAGGTGAATTTAGTACCGTAATGTCCCGTAGAACGAAAGCGTCAAAGCGCATAACTCCCCCTGACTCGGTTTATAACAGCCGCCTCATTAGTATGCTGATCCGTCGTGTAATGTCACGCGGCAAGCACTCTGTAGCTTCTCACATTGTTTATAAGGCTCTTGACACCATCGGTGAACGTACAGGCAACCCACCTCTAGAGGTGTTTGACCGTGCCATTCGTAATGCAACCCCATTAGTTGAAGTTAAGGCTCGTCGTGTTGGTGGTGCTACCTATCAAGTACCCATGGAAGTTCGTACAGATCGCGGTGTAGCTCTTGCTCTTCGCTGGTTAGTCCAATACTCCCGCGCTCGTGCTGGACGTAGCATGGTAACTAAGCTGGCTAATGAATTAATGGATGCTGCCAACGAAACTGGTCAAACCATCCGTAAACGTGAAGAAACCCACAAAATGGCAGAAGCAAACAAAGCCTTTGCCCACTACCGTTACTAAGGTTATTCAACCGTAGCTTACCTCGCTATACTATTCTTAATATAAATTCTCAATTCCTGACAAACACGAGGAAACCATTGTGGAACGCACTATTGCCTTAGATAAGGTACGCAATATAGGTATTGCGGCGCATATTGACGCTGGTAAAACCACAACTACAGAACGGATTCTCTTTTATTCTGGCGTTGTTCACAAAATAGGTGAAGTCCATGATGGAACCGCAACGACAGACTGGATGGCACAAGAACGTGAGCGTGGTATTACCATTACTGCCGCAGCGATCAGTACCAGTTGGAAAGATCACCGCATTAACATCATTGATACTCCCGGACACGTAGACTTCACTATTGAAGTAGAACGTTCCATGCGTGTACTTGATGGCGTAGTTGCAGTTTTCTGTGCTGTAGGTGGTGTACAACCTCAGTCTGAAACCGTATGGAGACAAGCAGATCGTTATAAAGTACCTCGCCTCGTATTCGTTAACAAAATGGATCGCATGGGTGCGAACTTTTTGCGAGTAAGAGAGCAAATTCGCGCTCGTTTCGGTTCTAATGCAGTTCCAATCCAACTGCCCATCGGTAGCGAAGCAGAACTCGTAGGTATCATTGATCTCGTCAAAATGAAAGCCTATATCTATAAAGATGAAATAGGTAAGGATATTGACGAAGTAGATATTCCTGATGATCTAGCTGATCTCGCCAATGATTGGCGCGGTAAGTTGCTTGAATCAGTTGCAGATTCTGACGATGTTTTAATGGAAAAATATCTTGAAGGTGAAGAACTCACCGAAGATGAAGTTAGAACAGGTCTGCGTAAAGGAACTTTGAACGGCAAGATCGTACCAATGACTTGTGGTTCTGCTTTCAAAAATAAAGGCGTACAGCTATTACTTGATGCCGTTATCGACTATCTTCCTGCTCCTAGCGATGTTAAACCAGTTCAAGGCTTACTTGCTAATGGCGAAGAATCGATTCGTGAAGCCAAGGATGACGCGCCCATGTCAGCACTTGCCTTCAAAATCATGTCCGATCCCTATGGTCGTCTTACTTTCGTGCGGGTTTATTCTGGCATCTTGAAGAAAGGCTCCTACGCGCTTAATCCTGTTAAGAACAAGAAAGAGCGTATTTCTCGTTTGATCGTATTAAAGGCTGACGATCGCCAAGAAGTTGATGAGCTCAGAGCAGGTGATCTTGGAGCAGTTTTAGGACTGAAAGATACATTCACAGGTGACACTCTTTGCGATATTGAATCGCCAATTGTTCTTGAAACTCTATTCATTCCTGAGCCTGTTATTTCCGTTGCTGTTGAGCCAAAAACAAAACAGGATATGGAAAAATTATCCAAGGCTCTACAGTCTCTGTCTGAGGAAGATCCTACCTTCCGTGTAGCAACAGATTCAGAAACCAATCAAACGATTATCTCTGGCATGGGTGAACTTCACCTTGAGATTCTTGTTGATCGGATGAAGCGTGAGTTTAACGTTGAAGCTAACGTGGGCGCACCTCAAGTTGCTTATCGTGAGACTATTCGCAAGACTGTCACTGATATTGAAGGTAAGTTTGCACGTCAGAGTGGTGGTAAGGGTCAATATGGTCACGTTGTGATCAACTTAGAACCTACTGAGCCAGGTACAGGATTTGAGTTCGTATCGAAGATCGTTGGTGGTGTAATTCCTAAGGAATTCATCAAACCTTCTGAACAAGGTATGAAAGAAGCCTGTGAATCAGGAATTCTGGCAGGCTATCCTCTCATTGATGTTAGAGCAACCCTCGTCCATGGTTCTTTCCATGATGTGGACTCTTCAGAAATGGCTTTCAAAATTGCTGGCTCTATGGCAATTAAGGAAGCTGTAATGAAAGCTCAACCTGTCCTGCTTGAACCTGTAATGAAGGTTGAAGTAGAAACTCCTGAGGACTACATGGGTGATGTCATCGGAGACCTTAGTCGTCGTCGTGGCAACATTGCAGGTATGGATGATACTCCTTCTGGCAAGAAGGTTGAGTCCAGAGTTCCTTTGTCGGAAATGTTTGGTTACTCCACTGACCTGCGTTCAGCAACTCAAGGTAGAGCAAGCTTCTCAATGGAATTCAGCCATTACGAAGAAGTACCGAAGAATGTGGCTGAAGCCATCATTGCTAAAAACAAGGGCAAAAAAGAGTAGTCCTTATAAAATACTCAACCAATACTCTATAAACTAGAGTAATAATTACCGAAAATGCTCTATAAACTAGAGTAACAACTACAAAAGTAAGGATAATTACGAAAAAATGGCACGCGCTAAATTTGAGAGAACTAAACCCCACGTTAATATTGGTACTATTGGTCACGTTGACCACGGTAAGACCACTTTAACTGCTGCAATCACCATGTCCTTGGCAGCAGCAGGGCAAGCAACCGCAAAAGCATATGACCAAATCGATGCTGCTCCTGAAGAAAAAGCTCGCGGTATTACCATTAACACCGCTCACGTTGAGTATCAAACCACTGAGCGTCACTATGCTCACGTTGACTGTCCAGGTCACGCTGACTATGTTAAGAACATGATCACTGGGGCAGCGCAAATGGACGGAGCTATTTTGCTCGTATCTGCGGCTGATGGCCCTGAGCCTCAAACTCGTGAGCACATCTTGCTTGCTCGTCAGGTAGGTGTACCTAACCTAGTAGTTTTCTTGAACAAAGAAGACCAAATGGAAGGCGAAGAAGAACTCGTTGAACTCGTTGAACTCGAAGTTCGTGAGTTGCTCTCCTCCTACGACTTTGATGGCGACAATATTCCCATCACTCGTGGTTCTGCCTTGAAAGCTGTTGAGCAAATGACCGCTAATCCTAAGACCCAACGTGGTGAAAATCCTTGGGTTGATAAGATTTGGGCTTTGATGGATTCCGTTGACTCCTATATTCCTACTCCTGAGCGTGCTGTTGACAAGCCCTTCTTGATGGCTGTTGAAGACGTATTCTCGATCACTGGTCGTGGTACTGTTGCGACTGGTCGTATTGAGCGTGGTACTGTCAAGGTTGGCGATACCGTTGAACTCGTTGGTATCAGAGAGACCCGTTCCACTACCGTTACTGGTATTGAAATGTTCAAGAAGAGCTTGGAAGAAGGTCTGGCTGGAGACAATGCAGGTCTGTTGCTCCGTGGTATTCAAAAGAATGATATCGAGCGCGGTATCGTATTGGCTAAGCCTAAGTCAATTAATCCTCACACTCAATTTGAAGGTCAAGTTTACATTTTGACCGAAAAAGAAGGTGGTCGTAAGACTCCTTTCTTCCCTGGCTACCGTCCTCAGTTCTATGTACGTACAACTGACGTGACTGGAACCATTGTTAGCTTCACTGCTGATGATGGCAGCGATGCAGAAATGGTCATGCCTGGCGATCGCATCAAGGTAACTGTTGAGTTGATCAACCCCATCGCGATCGAGCAAGAAATGCGCTTCGCAATCCGTGAAGGTGGTCGCACCGTTGGATCTGGCGTTGTTACCAATATCTTGAAGTAAAATTCTAGGTTTTCTAACAAAAAAGCCTCGCTTAGCGAGGCTTTTTTGTTGTTAGTCAAATATTTCCGCAGGATCGGCAGTTTGGACTTTGCGAAGGGATAGCGTTCCAGAAATCGCGCACATCGCCACCGTTAACAGAAATAATTGCACAATGCGATCGCTATTTAAATCCATTAATAAGCCCGTTGCATTTTGAGTAATGCTGTAGAGAACGGCACAAACTGATAGGGCGGGTAAAAATCCACATAATGATAAAAGCAATGACTCTTGCAAAATCAGCCCGAATAGAAA containing:
- the tpiA gene encoding triose-phosphate isomerase, whose translation is MPKIVIAGNWKMYKTQSEAKAFFSEFSAQLKATASQAVIANQQILICVPYTNLGILQTVVPSLGQANLSIGAQNVHWAENGAFTGEISAPMLVELGIKHVIIGHSERRQFFGETDETVNKRLKAAQAHGLTPILCVGESKQQRDANETESWIFSQLAADLVDVDQNNLIIAYEPIWAIGTGDTCASSEANRVIGLIRSKLTNRDVTIQYGGSVKPDNIDEIMAQPEIDGVLVGGASLDPAGFARIVNYR
- the rpsL gene encoding 30S ribosomal protein S12 — protein: MPTIQQLIRSERQTINTKTKSPALKSCPQRRGVCTRVYTTTPKKPNSALRKVARVRLTSGFEVTAYIPGIGHNLQEHSVVMIRGGRVKDLPGVRYHIIRGTLDTSGVKDRKQGRSKYGAKRPKPGQAPAASTGKKKK
- the rpsG gene encoding 30S ribosomal protein S7 — its product is MSRRTKASKRITPPDSVYNSRLISMLIRRVMSRGKHSVASHIVYKALDTIGERTGNPPLEVFDRAIRNATPLVEVKARRVGGATYQVPMEVRTDRGVALALRWLVQYSRARAGRSMVTKLANELMDAANETGQTIRKREETHKMAEANKAFAHYRY
- the fusA gene encoding elongation factor G, giving the protein MERTIALDKVRNIGIAAHIDAGKTTTTERILFYSGVVHKIGEVHDGTATTDWMAQERERGITITAAAISTSWKDHRINIIDTPGHVDFTIEVERSMRVLDGVVAVFCAVGGVQPQSETVWRQADRYKVPRLVFVNKMDRMGANFLRVREQIRARFGSNAVPIQLPIGSEAELVGIIDLVKMKAYIYKDEIGKDIDEVDIPDDLADLANDWRGKLLESVADSDDVLMEKYLEGEELTEDEVRTGLRKGTLNGKIVPMTCGSAFKNKGVQLLLDAVIDYLPAPSDVKPVQGLLANGEESIREAKDDAPMSALAFKIMSDPYGRLTFVRVYSGILKKGSYALNPVKNKKERISRLIVLKADDRQEVDELRAGDLGAVLGLKDTFTGDTLCDIESPIVLETLFIPEPVISVAVEPKTKQDMEKLSKALQSLSEEDPTFRVATDSETNQTIISGMGELHLEILVDRMKREFNVEANVGAPQVAYRETIRKTVTDIEGKFARQSGGKGQYGHVVINLEPTEPGTGFEFVSKIVGGVIPKEFIKPSEQGMKEACESGILAGYPLIDVRATLVHGSFHDVDSSEMAFKIAGSMAIKEAVMKAQPVLLEPVMKVEVETPEDYMGDVIGDLSRRRGNIAGMDDTPSGKKVESRVPLSEMFGYSTDLRSATQGRASFSMEFSHYEEVPKNVAEAIIAKNKGKKE
- the tuf gene encoding elongation factor Tu; protein product: MARAKFERTKPHVNIGTIGHVDHGKTTLTAAITMSLAAAGQATAKAYDQIDAAPEEKARGITINTAHVEYQTTERHYAHVDCPGHADYVKNMITGAAQMDGAILLVSAADGPEPQTREHILLARQVGVPNLVVFLNKEDQMEGEEELVELVELEVRELLSSYDFDGDNIPITRGSALKAVEQMTANPKTQRGENPWVDKIWALMDSVDSYIPTPERAVDKPFLMAVEDVFSITGRGTVATGRIERGTVKVGDTVELVGIRETRSTTVTGIEMFKKSLEEGLAGDNAGLLLRGIQKNDIERGIVLAKPKSINPHTQFEGQVYILTEKEGGRKTPFFPGYRPQFYVRTTDVTGTIVSFTADDGSDAEMVMPGDRIKVTVELINPIAIEQEMRFAIREGGRTVGSGVVTNILK